One Enterococcus silesiacus genomic window carries:
- a CDS encoding glucohydrolase, whose translation MSNSAVQTKHTITVDKKNWWKNAVGYQIYPRSFKDSNHDGIGDLNGIREKLPYLKELGINFIWINPIYASPNVDNGYDISDYQAIHEDFGTMDDFQALLAEAHGLELKIIMDLVVNHTSDQHPWFLESKKSLDNPYRDYYHWADASKALPPNDWQSFFGGSTWTYDEMTKQSYFHVFAKEQPDLNWKNPKVRQEIYQMIRWWLDLGIDGFRIDAISHIQKEPWDFKITDNQWAPFMNVAGIDVYLKELNAIFNEYNVMTVGEASGVPHQEAADWTGDNGYFNMIFELEHCERIGEIGQQKGSIPHLKHSLNQWQTSLADNGWNALYLENHDTPRSVSVYGDDSPEAAKALATVLLLLKGTPFIYQGQEVGMTNYPFRTIEEINAADTIHFYQTLLTQGTLDTEALAIAVNWSRDHSRTPFQWENALHGGFSTTDPWLKVNENYRMINAAQRELESSSIFHHYQTLIQLRKQTDTLIHGKFELLLPEHPTIFGYTRTTETESWLVLVQLDRHQMTISLPASWDYSKWEEILTTARAMPLTQNMTLSDYEAHVYRKVSPTE comes from the coding sequence ATGTCTAATTCAGCTGTTCAAACAAAACATACAATTACAGTAGATAAAAAGAATTGGTGGAAGAATGCTGTTGGGTATCAGATTTATCCCCGTAGCTTCAAAGATAGCAACCATGACGGGATTGGTGATCTTAATGGTATTAGGGAAAAGTTACCCTATTTAAAAGAGCTCGGAATCAATTTCATTTGGATCAATCCAATTTATGCTTCACCAAATGTCGATAACGGCTACGATATTTCTGATTACCAAGCCATCCACGAAGATTTTGGTACGATGGATGATTTTCAAGCTTTGCTAGCTGAAGCACATGGCCTCGAGTTGAAAATCATTATGGATCTTGTAGTCAATCACACAAGCGATCAGCACCCATGGTTTTTAGAGTCAAAAAAATCTCTAGATAATCCCTATCGCGACTATTACCACTGGGCGGATGCATCCAAAGCGTTGCCCCCAAATGATTGGCAATCTTTTTTTGGTGGCTCTACTTGGACCTACGATGAAATGACAAAACAATCATACTTTCACGTTTTTGCTAAAGAACAACCTGATCTGAATTGGAAAAATCCTAAAGTGCGACAAGAAATCTATCAAATGATCCGCTGGTGGCTAGACCTTGGGATCGATGGTTTTCGGATAGATGCAATCAGTCATATTCAAAAAGAACCTTGGGACTTTAAGATTACCGACAATCAATGGGCACCATTTATGAATGTTGCTGGAATCGACGTGTATTTGAAAGAACTAAACGCTATTTTTAATGAATACAACGTTATGACCGTCGGCGAAGCTAGTGGTGTGCCTCATCAGGAAGCCGCGGACTGGACAGGCGATAATGGTTATTTTAATATGATTTTCGAGTTAGAACACTGTGAACGAATCGGTGAAATCGGCCAGCAAAAAGGATCAATCCCGCACTTAAAGCACTCTTTAAACCAATGGCAAACTAGCTTAGCCGATAACGGCTGGAATGCATTATATTTAGAAAATCATGATACACCTCGTAGCGTATCAGTTTACGGTGATGATTCTCCAGAAGCCGCAAAAGCTTTAGCTACAGTACTTTTATTATTGAAAGGAACACCTTTTATTTACCAAGGCCAAGAAGTCGGAATGACGAATTATCCTTTTCGAACGATTGAAGAAATCAATGCAGCCGACACGATTCATTTTTACCAAACATTGTTAACACAAGGAACACTGGATACAGAAGCTTTAGCGATTGCCGTCAACTGGTCCAGAGATCACAGCCGAACCCCTTTCCAATGGGAGAATGCTCTACATGGTGGCTTTTCAACAACTGATCCTTGGCTCAAAGTTAATGAGAATTACCGCATGATCAATGCCGCCCAAAGAGAGCTTGAAAGCAGTAGTATTTTCCATCATTATCAAACCTTGATTCAGTTAAGAAAACAGACAGACACTCTGATTCATGGTAAATTCGAGTTACTGTTACCTGAACACCCCACTATTTTTGGCTATACACGGACGACTGAAACCGAGTCTTGGCTAGTATTAGTTCAGCTAGATCGACATCAGATGACAATTTCCTTGCCAGCTTCTTGGGATTATTCTAAGTGGGAAGAAATCCTAACCACAGCGCGTGCCATGCCACTAACACAAAATATGACTCTTTCTGATTATGAGGCTCATGTATATCGAAAAGTTAGTCCAACAGAATAA
- a CDS encoding DNA-3-methyladenine glycosylase, whose translation MEKVRCDWASGNELEEKYHDEEWGVAEHEDQKLFEMLLLESMQAGLSWSTILKKRATLTNAYDQFDYVKIAEYTQEKIDSLLEDPGIIRNKLKVNAAINNAQVFMKIQEEYGSFDQFIWAYVDGKPIKNRWKDIKEVPASTALSDKISKDLKKKGFKFLGTTTVYAFMQATGMVDDHLMHCFKSQVN comes from the coding sequence ATGGAAAAAGTACGTTGTGATTGGGCTAGCGGAAATGAATTAGAAGAAAAATACCACGATGAAGAGTGGGGAGTAGCTGAACATGAGGATCAGAAGCTATTTGAAATGTTGCTTTTGGAAAGTATGCAAGCTGGGTTAAGTTGGTCAACGATCCTAAAAAAAAGAGCGACTTTGACGAATGCCTACGATCAATTTGACTACGTCAAGATTGCTGAATATACGCAAGAAAAAATCGATTCTTTGCTAGAAGATCCAGGAATTATTCGGAATAAGTTGAAGGTCAATGCAGCGATCAACAATGCGCAGGTATTTATGAAGATTCAAGAGGAATATGGCAGTTTTGACCAATTCATCTGGGCATATGTCGACGGAAAACCAATTAAAAATCGCTGGAAAGATATCAAAGAAGTACCGGCTTCTACAGCGCTATCTGATAAAATAAGCAAAGATTTGAAGAAAAAAGGGTTTAAGTTTCTAGGGACAACAACAGTTTACGCTTTCATGCAGGCCACAGGTATGGTAGATGATCATTTAATGCATTGTTTCAAGAGTCAAGTGAACTAA
- a CDS encoding 6-phosphogluconolactonase, translated as MKIIIEKNFEAMSETTKNILFGHMSQDKRVNLSITAGNTPVGVYKKMVEVVKDSPDYTNVHYYNFDEIPVANQAEGVTITDLRKLYLTPANINEANIHPLTVENYAEQDKRLAMDGGLDAMLIGLGGDGHFCGNMPTTTSFENLTYKIKVTGDEPWFVPDMMEKGLEFVTMGPVSVMRVKHLILIVNGEKKAEMVKNVLQGPVTEEYPASVLQLHPNLTVILDEEAASKLEK; from the coding sequence ATGAAAATTATTATTGAAAAAAACTTTGAAGCAATGAGTGAAACGACTAAAAATATTTTATTCGGACATATGAGTCAGGATAAACGCGTCAATTTATCAATTACAGCAGGTAATACTCCTGTAGGTGTCTATAAAAAAATGGTGGAGGTCGTAAAAGATTCACCTGATTACACCAATGTTCATTATTATAATTTTGATGAAATTCCTGTAGCGAATCAAGCAGAAGGTGTCACCATCACTGATTTGCGAAAATTATACTTAACGCCTGCTAATATCAATGAAGCTAATATCCATCCACTAACTGTTGAAAATTATGCTGAACAAGACAAACGCTTGGCGATGGATGGCGGATTGGATGCGATGTTGATCGGTTTAGGCGGAGATGGACACTTCTGTGGAAATATGCCGACAACAACAAGTTTTGAAAATCTAACATATAAGATAAAAGTAACGGGTGATGAGCCATGGTTTGTACCAGATATGATGGAAAAAGGTCTGGAATTCGTTACGATGGGACCAGTCAGTGTGATGCGAGTGAAACATTTGATTTTGATCGTTAATGGCGAGAAGAAAGCAGAAATGGTAAAAAACGTGTTACAAGGACCAGTGACAGAAGAGTATCCAGCCTCTGTTTTACAGCTACATCCTAATCTGACAGTTATTTTGGATGAAGAAGCTGCAAGCAAACTAGAAAAATAG
- a CDS encoding Petrobactin biosynthesis protein AsbA, whose translation MQYKITLPDDYDMSLIRKRVKENGAKTDKFKHLLFKAYLISEKVQGAVSNSYAPLYVWNDSEGMNQFIFAGFYDNIIRDFGWQAIQIGVPLTLNLENHFSDAAYLLEQTIPIKERSSLLQMPNELISVQASLPENSVGKLIVYNPDKWQAVVFGFYTEKPQQHDATLYEILHISTN comes from the coding sequence ATGCAATATAAAATAACTTTACCAGATGATTACGATATGTCGCTGATTAGAAAACGTGTCAAAGAAAATGGTGCCAAAACAGACAAATTTAAACATCTGCTCTTTAAAGCTTATCTTATTTCAGAAAAAGTGCAAGGGGCAGTTTCTAACTCCTATGCTCCTTTGTATGTATGGAACGATTCTGAGGGAATGAATCAATTTATTTTTGCAGGTTTTTACGACAATATCATTCGTGATTTTGGCTGGCAAGCGATTCAAATCGGCGTTCCTCTAACGTTAAATTTAGAAAATCATTTCTCGGATGCCGCTTACTTACTGGAACAAACTATTCCGATCAAAGAACGCTCATCATTGCTACAGATGCCAAATGAGCTAATCAGTGTCCAAGCAAGCTTACCAGAAAATAGCGTAGGAAAACTGATTGTTTATAATCCAGACAAGTGGCAAGCGGTCGTCTTCGGATTTTACACTGAAAAACCACAGCAACATGATGCTACTTTATATGAAATACTTCATATATCCACTAATTAA
- a CDS encoding carbohydrate-binding protein, with amino-acid sequence MKKKLLGLALVSTVIAGGAGLLSADEVNAHGYVEKPAARGYQGSLDKNTMGWTAAMEKYGMVITNPQSLEFDKGFPQAGPADGKIASAQGGKGQITDSIMDSTGVNRWTKQDIKTGLNTFTWHYTAPHSTTKWHYYMTKVGWNPEKPLARADFDFLGEVKHDGSAASNNKSHQIVVPENRLGYHVILAVWDVADTTNAFYNVIDVNVNGSGEITPPVEEAPAKPTNVKASDVTTSSLKLTWNKVADAKEYNVYRDGKKVTTIGGTQFNDANLAENTTYSYQVEAVGTNGKISEKSATVKATTRSSAVEDNQKPTAPTNVHSMGTTENTVDLMWTKSTHFLGVKNYEVYRDGKKVATTEKTSFKDTGLKADTTYSYTVKAISVGGNVSETSAAFSVKTKETPSGHSTWAADKVYNYGDKVIFNDLEYEARWWTQGDRPDQSDVWKLLSNKAVNWETSKAYSGGDTVTFQGKTYKAKWWTQGNEPATSSVWELI; translated from the coding sequence ATGAAGAAAAAGTTATTAGGATTAGCATTGGTATCGACAGTAATAGCCGGAGGTGCAGGTCTACTTAGTGCGGATGAAGTAAATGCACATGGATATGTAGAAAAACCAGCAGCTCGTGGTTATCAAGGATCACTAGATAAAAATACAATGGGTTGGACAGCCGCTATGGAGAAGTACGGCATGGTTATTACGAATCCGCAATCTCTAGAATTTGACAAAGGGTTTCCACAAGCAGGACCTGCAGATGGTAAAATCGCCTCAGCACAAGGTGGTAAAGGTCAAATTACGGATTCTATCATGGATAGTACTGGTGTAAATCGTTGGACCAAGCAAGATATCAAAACAGGATTAAATACATTTACTTGGCATTATACAGCGCCACATAGCACAACTAAATGGCATTACTATATGACAAAAGTTGGCTGGAATCCAGAAAAACCATTAGCGAGAGCAGATTTCGATTTTCTTGGCGAAGTGAAGCATGATGGATCAGCGGCATCAAACAACAAGTCACATCAAATCGTTGTACCGGAAAACCGTCTAGGCTATCATGTAATCTTAGCTGTCTGGGATGTTGCAGATACAACAAATGCCTTTTATAACGTTATTGACGTCAATGTAAACGGTAGTGGAGAGATCACACCGCCAGTTGAGGAAGCTCCAGCTAAACCGACAAATGTTAAAGCATCTGACGTAACAACTTCTTCGCTGAAATTAACGTGGAACAAAGTTGCCGATGCAAAAGAATACAATGTTTATCGTGATGGTAAAAAAGTTACGACAATCGGTGGTACACAATTTAATGATGCAAATTTAGCAGAAAATACAACCTATTCTTACCAAGTAGAAGCCGTTGGGACAAATGGCAAGATCTCTGAAAAGAGCGCTACGGTCAAAGCAACAACACGATCATCCGCTGTAGAAGATAACCAAAAACCAACCGCACCAACGAATGTTCATTCAATGGGAACAACAGAAAATACAGTCGACTTAATGTGGACGAAATCAACACACTTCCTAGGCGTTAAAAACTATGAAGTATACCGTGATGGTAAAAAAGTTGCAACAACTGAAAAAACTAGTTTCAAAGATACTGGCTTAAAGGCTGATACAACATACAGCTACACAGTGAAAGCAATCAGTGTTGGTGGGAATGTTTCAGAAACGAGTGCTGCATTTTCTGTGAAGACAAAAGAAACGCCAAGTGGTCATTCTACATGGGCTGCTGATAAAGTTTATAATTATGGCGATAAAGTGATCTTCAACGATTTAGAGTATGAAGCAAGATGGTGGACGCAAGGCGACCGTCCAGATCAATCAGACGTTTGGAAACTTCTTTCAAACAAAGCCGTAAACTGGGAAACAAGTAAAGCCTATAGCGGCGGCGATACAGTAACGTTTCAAGGTAAAACATACAAAGCTAAATGGTGGACACAAGGCAACGAGCCAGCAACTTCAAGCGTTTGGGAACTGATTTAG